CCAAGATTGCTATATTTATTCCAATGTGTCCCACTTTCCTATCCACAAAACTGGCTGAGGACTTTCCAATCTTCCATAGTAAAATTTATATGGCACGGCCGACATCCAAGGATAAAATCGgccattttgtataaaaaaaaattgagggtggACTAGCCCTCCCTGATTGTGCACGCTATCTTCACGCTGTATTACTCAATAGGATTCTTGATTGGACCTACCATCTTGATAATAAAGGTTGGGTCGAGATCGAACAACAATCTACGGGTACACACCTGATACACTTGCCCTGGATAGACAAGATTCACCGACGGATTTTGCATAACTTGCACCCGCTACTTAAAAGTACAATGAAGGCCTGGGATCTGGTGAAAGGGAACCCTAAATTTACATCTTTCCCCTCTCCACTCATACCAATTACGAATAACCCAGCATTTCCAGCTGCACTAAGGACAATTACCTTTAAGGAATGGTTAGTAGATGGACATCTACAATTTTTACATGTGATGGAAAAAGGCCACCTCGCTAGCTTAGATTTGCTTAGGCAAGTTAGGCCGAACGAGGTCCTTCAGGagtataaatattttcaaattaaacatttttacaccTATTTAGGCTGTACGAAAACCTTGGGTAGACAACTCACCCCATTCGAAAATGTATGCAGTAAAGATGTACCACCGAAACATACAATATCACTTGTATACGATTTGTTAGGTCTCAAAGTTGCACTAAAGCACCTGCCATTTGTGAAAGCATGGATAAGGGACTTAGGCCTAGACATCTCAGAAGATGACTGCAGCAATGGAATAAGTAATCTAATGTTTAGCTCTAGATGCTGTAAAATTCAAGAGCTCAACTATAAAATCCTGAGTAAATGGTATTACACACCCCTTAAACTACACCGTATCTACCCTGCTGTAAGTAatctatgttggagatgtaaggCTCACACAGGTTCCCTTCTGCACATTTTTTGGGAATGTCCTATTCTGGCGGAATACTGGGCGACAATTTTACGACTCTGCTCTAAAGTTCTAGGGAGGAAACTATCTGACTCACCCGGTCATGTCTTATTGTTTTGGGAGGTTGGGATCGAAGAGGGAATCCCAGATACCACCCTGGAGAGGCACCTACTGAATGCTGCTAAGATACTCATTCCACGGCTCTGGAAATCTTCCAGTCCACCGTCCGCTAAGGAATGGGCAGGTAAAGTGAATGAGATAGCTAAATTTGAGGAGTTATCTACCTTTTCAAGTCAGAAATACTCTAAGTATAGAGACACCTGGTTGAGATGGCTACTGTTTAGCGATACAGACGAATACAAACAATTACTAGAGTCTTGATAGGGAAGGAAAGGGAATATAATAACTGAGTTCCTAGAACACTTTTTGAGGGCTGGTTCCCTCATTATGAGTCACGCAACTTCTGATACTGAGATACTACGGGCATGATATCACGCAAGTTATGTTTAAGTGCTCAGTTTCATGTTATCCTTTCTTGACGATATCATCTATCCGTAAACGAATTTGCATTGTGTTAATATGTAATGGCATCGTAAAAATGACTGTTCATTATTTTGGATGCAGACTTgcctccccctcccccctttctttctgtatcccccctccttttttacttatgtatttattcattttgtttctttcttcatgtacatttcttttttcttcaaaatcaataaaaattatattgcaaaaaaaaaaaaaaaaggttgctgtTGCTCTGCATgtgaaaataaaggctttttaacagaGGTTTGGAGTTCTTCCTACTATGAATTTCTGCAAGTATTTTGTAAAGAGTGTGTAGAAGTGTGTGCTACCTGATTCTGAATAGAACGGTTTCATGTTTGAAGGGCAAGGAAAGTCAGATTTACTGAAAGAGTGGCACTATATGAACCCAGACCAGGGATCCtcttttgtaacaaaaaataaataaaaaaagcccaCATTTCTGGATTGTGCTTTCCATTCCAAAGTGCCCACCATTCTAAAGCCATATTGCTGATAAATGTTCTGAACGCTTTCTGAACTGTATAGCTAAAAGAGCTATGCAGGGATTACAAAACATGAAACATTCTAGAGATGGGATAGGATTTATCTTAATCTAAGTGATGGCCGAATCAAgtactttttacccataaagaggaccaccttaccagaggccaccccttcagactagtagaaaagaactttcatttgaagcagtgtaggtggttcttcacagtgaggacagtgaggttgtggaatgctctgccgggtgatgttgtgatagctgattctgttaatgagtggcatggatgatttcttggacagacataaaatcaaaggctattgtgatactaaattctataattagtatagatatgagtatatataagtttctgtgaaggtatggaggggtgtgtatggatacagtgtttggaggggttgaacttcatggactttgtcttttttcaaccagattttactatttaactatgtaagtgACTTTGAACCACATGACTATTTTCTGTGTGCCTTACATGTGGATTTTCCAACTGTGGGCTTTTGCTAGTTTGCACAACTGCAAATTACGTTTTAGATTGACAAACATCTGAATCTAAAAGTGGATTAAGAGCATCCTTAGAAAATTCAAACAGTTGTCAAACCCAGCACATAAGTAGGCAATTTTGCCAAATGGTGGTGGTAACAGATTGGAAAACTGTGCATGTCACCTATACGAGTGGaacgtttaaaggggaagtacacctcaagaaaaaaaacctcaaacactgGGCGCTGTTGTAATATTGCACTATTTCTCTGTTGCCACAGGTGCTGATCTATATACAAACTTTGTCAAACCCAGCACGCCTACCTGATTTTTGCGCATGATTACAGTCTTAGTTATATTGCTCAGAATAACTTGCTGGCAAAGACAGTATTTATCCTGGGATTCACAGGGCCTGATTTAATAAACTGTTAACCAACTGGGACTCTCAACAAGGACAGACTTAACTAAATAGAGTGGCTAGAAACAAGAGTCTGCATACCTTTGTGTCCCATTTATAGTGATAGCCAAGTGTCACCCATCTTAGTTTCTCCAGTATGCTCTTCTTATGCCTCTTCTGTGCCGATTTATTCCTGTTGGATCATTGATATGAGATAAGAGAATTTATTTGATAGTGGCCATATCTGTAAGCGAATAACTAAACATATATCTGCAACAAGCACTATGCTCACCTGAGCTGTTCCTGACTAGTACACCACAAGTCAGAAGTTTGTTCCAAAGGCATGTGCAAGTCAAGATTGCAGACATTGGGTTTGCAAGGATAGAGCTTTAGACACTGCCTCACCCAGCGATGCTGCCAGCCAGGGAGGAAGGGATTTGAGATAAAAAGAaaccctgtaaaaataaaacaagttggtTAAACTGGAAATGTTAGCAAGCTAAAACTTGTTATGTATTGTGAAAGCAAGTCATTGGATGCACTAGAATAATAGGCCTGAGTGCAGTACATGAGAGGCCAGTTCTTCAATTTGAGTCTTGACTGAATACAGTGTGGAATGCAATTAGCAACCATGTGGAATAGAAGATTTAGAAGAAAACTACCATGTTTTCCAGGTGTGAGTTCAGTTAAGACACTTTAACAGATCACTGCATATGGGTTTTTAGATAAAATAATGGCACACAGATTAGTTGTATGTAGATATAAGAGAATGTGGACTGTAGGCAATCTGAGGTTGCACAATATGCAGATTTAAACATAATACCTGGGTAGCCCTCCAGGCCATACACTTTCCATTGGTGCAGTGGCTGTAAGCCAACTCTGCTAGCTTCCTGGTCATTTAGTGAGCTGAGACCCAAACATTTGCTTTGAACCTGCAGGTAAACAAAGGACATTTTTATTCAGAATATAATCATTAGTTTGCACAGCTCTGTTATTGCATATCCCTTTATGCCAATACATAGTTATGTGATCAGTAAAATGTTATCACACAATTAATTAGAGTGATATATGGAAACATGATGCAAAAACATGAGGCCAAGTTACCTGCTACCCATTCAACTTAAATGATATTTAAGGAGCTTTCTTTATatgctgctttaaaggaaaaccatacattCAGAATTAATGATCAGTAGAAGACACAGCTCTGGCCATTCAATTGCTGATGTGAGTAACCGAGTAAGTATATGTCCTTGGGTTTTGTGTGAACACAAGGACAGAGATGGGCATACTTTAGtatttaaaattaaagtttttctaAACAGGATTATCCACTGACCCTTTTGTCTTGATTCTGCAGGTAAGAAACTGAAGTATAAGACTTTgttttcagtttcagattttgccctgttaagtgcacaatatataaaaaaacaaatataggtCCTAATTaaataattgacaaaatgttCGTTTTCATATATTATGTAACAGCAACACTCTTTTCTCACTGTCTAAGAGCTCTAAAACACTACTGGGGACAGTTTCTCAATAGAGCATTCCTCTTTCAATTTCTAGAATGTATAAACCATTTAACATTTGGATACTTATAAAGTACACATTTGGCAGCATTAGTTATTAGTTCCACTGCacgctagattttttttttttttgggagctTACGCCAATGGCTGGGCATAGTCTGCTTTAAGTGCTGCTGTGCATGTCCCTGTGACTCTTCAGTCATATATGTGCCAATTCATTGGACCACATCAGCACTTAAAGCAGGCTGTGCCCAACTTACGTATGATGTAAGCTGCtaaaaaaactcataaaacaGTATTGGCAAATGTCAAATATGGCTATTGTGATTTACTGAGAATAGTGAGGTAAATATCTCCCAAACAAAATGCATGACTGCCTTCCCTGCCAGAATGAGGACAGTTTAAATTCATGAAACTTGACACAACTGCATATGGCAAATGTGTTATAGAGATTTCCTTTGCACAAACATTAGGGTCTCCTAATCTCCTAACAAATCAAGTCTGGAGAACattactaaaaatataaatatatatataacagatggCGATCTTTTTGGTGAGGGTAAGCGTCACTAAACTATTATTACGGATACCTAGATGTTGCAGCAATATCAGTGTCAATAGCAAAAAAGAGCTATGTAGCTACATGCCTTAAAataccacttaaaggaacagtaaaaccaagaaagtgttttaaagtaatgaaaatatcatgtactgttgccctgcactggtaaaactgatgtttgcttcagaaacactactatagttcatataaacaagctgctgagtagtaatggcggaaattgaaaaaaggctatatggcgcaggttaaatagtggataacagataacattatgttctacagagcttatgcgctgtgtaacttgagccttttctcctttgaatagttgcccccgtggctacacaacagcttatttatataaacaatagtaatgtttctgaagcaaacacagcagttttactagtggagggcaacactgcattatttttttattactttaaaacaatttaatgttttgatgttactggtcctttaaactttaAGGACATTTCTATAAACTTATCTggcttttttgtaatgtttaaccGATTCTACGCCTCCTTGTCCACAGTTTCCCCGTAATAATCATAAATAACCAACAGTGACCTGTTAATAAATTCGTCTCCAAACCCTAACATGTCATTATACCGAGTTCCCAACTACGTCCCGTTCCCAAACCACTCTGCCACACGTGACATAAAACTTATGCCTTTCACCTTTGGGTGTCCCTGACAAAAATCTATCACTCCGCTCAAATCAGCAGGTGGGTTCCTCCTCTTGTATAAGCGAAAGAGCTTTCTAAACGCATCCTCTCCTTGCTCCAATCTGTAGGCCGCCATACTGGAATCTCCCAACAGGGCGCCGCCATCTTCCGTACAGGCTCGTATCCGGAATCCCGACATCTTGCAGAACGTGCGTTCTTCACGTCTGTGCGTGTGCTAGAGGTCACATAATCCAACATGGCGGCGCCGGCAAAGAAAGTGTTTGAGGCTTTTGTGTCCCGAGTTCCGTGGACAGTAGCAAGCAGTAAGTGAGGGGATTGGATATAACATTGGCATGATGTAGGCTAGGACAGTGAGAGGTGTAAGAGAGGGAAGCTGAAGGcaaaaaggaaattattcacAGACGAGGCAAATATTGCCTAACTCTCCTGAACCTGTGATTTTGAATAGCAACCCCTAGTCATTGCAGGTTAGTGCTGTCTGTAAGGCGGTTAGGCGGAGTGCGTACGTCAAGAAAGGGGATATAATGTCGGAGACGAGGCCAACAAAGTGACACATtgaatgcatatactgtataagaactCTCTTCTAGCCCACTCACTCATTTTAGCCTTTCTTCATGTGccccttctttctttctgtacagGAGAACTAAAGGAATATTTTTCACAGTATGGAGTTGTAAAGAAATGCCTTCTGCCATTTGTAAGTATTATCGCTGTACACGCAATTCTGAAGAAAGGATATACATTTCAGGATAATCACGAGCCTGTATTATAATGTCACACGTGATGTTGTTGtcagaattttgcaaatttccttgAGAGATTTCTTGGCAAATGTATTGTCAGCAGAACACTGAGAATTATCATGGGTCATTAAACCACTCACCCCATGCTTTTTAGTGAGAATagtattagggtaaggccacactgggcgttttggggagatttggtcacctggcgactaatcgcctcgtctttgcacgaccaatctccccaaacgccttccctcactctgcgccggctaaagttaaaaaaaaacactagcacTGATCACacacggcggttcgttttccaaagttgtctcacgaggaaacttcggaaaacgaatcgccgcgtgtgattagcgacggcatttttttcattttagccggcgcagagtgaggcaaggagtttggggagattggttgcctcaaagacgaggcgattagtcgccaggtgaccaaatctccctaaaatgcccagtgtggccttacccttagaagtGCAGCTCTAATTTGTTTAGAAAATATAGTCCATCACCATTTTTATTTGGACACTGGAAACTTCCAAAGAGATTGTCAATGACAATAGTGATGAATAGGCATGTATTACAACTAGCTGTCAGGTGTGTGTTAGATTAATGCCAGACATTTGGCCATTGactagaaaatatttaaaaattgggAAAAAGGATTCCTTAGCTTAGAATACTTTTTCTTGTAAAGAACATTGGGCAACTAATAAATATGAGGTGAAATGACAAGTGTTTGCCAGTAGAATCCACTTGTTTTTAACAGTTAAATACAAGCtacacaatgaaagcaaaaatctaattggttgctattggtacaATTCACCTTCTATGTCTGTAAATCATGCTCAATGACAATAGCAATCATTTACTGAAACCGACGTCACAGTGCTAATTACTAGCTGTTGCAACCTATCATTTTGTTATTATTGACTCTTGCTGTAGCATGTTGAATCATACACACAGTTGGTCCAATTGTCACTAATTTTTAGATCATTCTGTATTCACAGGACAAAGAAACTGGTTTCCACCGTGGATATTGTTGGGTTGGTTTTGCTTCAGAAGAAGGTTTACAGAATGCGTTACAGAAAGATGCACATCTGCTAGAAGGATCCAAAGTAAGAGGATATTGTTTCTGTATAGTCATACTGAAAAGTAAATAAGCTTGTGTAAGTTTGTCACACAGAAAATTAGATGAGTTCTGTGTCTCCCATTCTTCAGCTACTGCTGCCTAGTTCTGAAATTAGGTTGTCTTGCGTGTCTAAGCACAGAATTGTAATAATATGAAATGGAGTAGTATGTTTGGAGTTTAGCAAAAAAACGAGTTAAAGGTAGCTGGGAGTCATAAG
The sequence above is a segment of the Xenopus laevis strain J_2021 chromosome 8L, Xenopus_laevis_v10.1, whole genome shotgun sequence genome. Coding sequences within it:
- the LOC108698692 gene encoding SRA stem-loop-interacting RNA-binding protein, mitochondrial, whose amino-acid sequence is MAAPAKKVFEAFVSRVPWTVASRELKEYFSQYGVVKKCLLPFDKETGFHRGYCWVGFASEEGLQNALQKDAHLLEGSKLQVQQNRKLSGNTNRHGPGES